The following are encoded in a window of Rosa chinensis cultivar Old Blush chromosome 4, RchiOBHm-V2, whole genome shotgun sequence genomic DNA:
- the LOC112197311 gene encoding MDIS1-interacting receptor like kinase 2 has product MLLVLSLTSLRWVIMLLLILSVSSSSSSSSSSSLPRRREEEAAAGVCSQADRAALLSFKVRIVKDTTDILSSWTGTDCCAGGWEGVECNPAGRVTVLQLQSPANRGYMKGTLSPSLGNLNFLEVMVISGLKQITGPIPDTFSNLAHLTQLALEDNSLQGNIPSGLGRLSSLQSLTVAGNRFRGQIPPSLGRLTNLVQFNLARNFLTGPIPPTFQNFHALQYLDLSFNMFSGLIPSFVGQHLHNLTFIDLSNNQFSGQMPISLFSLPNLLDLSLDHNQLTGIIPVQVGGLKSLTSLSLSNNHLNGHIPASISSLQNLWHLNLSRNGFSSPLPETFARGIPSLLSIDLSYNNLSLGTVPDWIRSRQLRDVHLASCQLRGTLPSFTKPESLNSIDLSHNQFTDGIPKLNLTSMSSLQSLKLSNNQLKCDLSEIKLPDTISLVDLHSNQLVGSLSRILSNRGSSFSFLEVLDVSNNQISGGIPEFRQGLRLKVVNIGSNKIAGHIPISVSNLIQLERFDISRNQITGTIPTSLGLLGKLQWLDLSINGLTGKIPTSLLGIQGLRHASFRANKLCGEIPEGRPFNIFPAAAYLHNLCLCGKPLPPCRGKNQNNKQRRMTPEIEMSQ; this is encoded by the coding sequence ATGTTACTTGTTCTGAGCCTGACTTCCCTGAGATGGGTAATAATGCTTCTGCTGATATTGTCagtgtcctcctcctcctcctcctcctcttcctcatcgttGCCGCGGCGgagggaagaagaagcagcagcagGTGTGTGCTCACAAGCAGATAGAGCTGCCCTTCTGAGCTTCAAGGTCAGAATCGTCAAGGACACAACCGACATTCTATCTTCATGGACAGGCACAGACTGCTGCGCAGGAGGATGGGAAGGTGTCGAGTGTAACCCAGCTGGAAGGGTTACTGTCTTGCAGTTGCAGAGCCCTGCGAATAGGGGGTACATGAAGGGCACTCTCTCCCCTTCTCTCGGCAACTTGAATTTCTTGGAGGTAATGGTAATCAGTGGCTTGAAACAAATCACAGGTCCAATTCCCGACACCTTCTCCAATCTTGCTCACCTCACCCAATTGGCCCTCGAGGACAATTCCCTCCAAGGGAACATTCCTTCGGGTTTAGGCCGTTTGTCCTCCCTCCAGAGCCTCACAGTCGCTGGCAACCGTTTCAGGGGTCAGATTCCGCCAAGCCTGGGGCGTCTTACCAATCTTGTCCAATTCAACTTAGCAAGAAATTTCCTCACAGGTCCAATTCCACCCACTTTTCAAAACTTTCATGCTCTGCAGTATCTTGATCTCAGCTTCAATATGTTTTCTGGGCTCATTCCAAGTTTTGTAGGGCAGCATCTTCACAACCTTACCTTCATTGACCTCTCCAATAACCAATTTTCTGGTCAAATGCCTATTTCCCTCTTCAGTTTGCCCAACCTTTTGGACTTGTCCTTGGACCATAACCAACTGACAGGGATCATTCCGGTCCAAGTTGGAGGCCTCAAATCCCTTACGAGTCTTTCCTTGAGCAATAATCACCTTAACGGTCATATTCCAGCATCCATTTCAAGTTTGCAGAACCTTTGGCACCTCAACTTATCCAGAAATGGGTTTTCAAGTCCTTTACCAGAGACTTTTGCTAGGGGCATCCCTTCTCTGTTGTCAATAGACCTTTCTTACAACAATCTCAGTCTAGGGACTGTTCCAGATTGGATCAGAAGCCGGCAACTTAGAGATGTTCATCTTGCCAGTTGTCAACTGAGAGGAACCCTCCCAAGCTTCACAAAGCCCGAGTCTTTGAACTCCATAGACTTGTCGCATAACCAATTTACTGATGGAATTCCAAAGCTCAACCTCACTAGCATGTCAAGCTTGCAGAGCCTCAAGCTCTCAAacaatcaactcaagtgtgaCCTTTCAGAAATTAAATTGCCAGACACCATTTCTCTAGTTGATTTACACTCAAATCAGCTCGTTGGATCTCTCTCGAGGATCTTAAGTAACAGGGGAAGCAGCTTTAGCTTTTTGGAGGTTTTAGATGtatcaaacaatcaaatttCAGGTGGCATTCCAGAGTTTAGACAAGGCTTGAGGCTTAAAGTAGTCAACATAGGAAGCAATAAGATTGCTGGTCACATCCCCATTTCAGTTTCAAACCTGATTCAACTCGAAAGGTTTGATATCTCAAGAAACCAGATAACAGGCACTATCCCCACAAGTTTGGGTTTGTTGGGGAAACTTCAATGGCTTGACCTCTCCATCAATGGACTCACTGGAAAAATCCCAACAAGCTTGTTGGGTATTCAAGGTCTGAGACATGCAAGCTTCAGGGCAAATAAGTTATGTGGAGAGATCCCAGAAGGGAGACCATTCAACATTTTTCCTGCAGCTGCTTATCTCCACAATTTGTGCTTATGTGGCAAGCCTCTACCACCTTGCAGAGGAAAGAATCAAAATAACAAGCAGAGAAGAATGACTCCAGAAATAGAAATGAGCCAGTAA
- the LOC112197312 gene encoding uncharacterized protein LOC112197312: MGKLLESARPFLRGELESIDKNLPSLVKVLQSVGAGECWHKHGTFLEHLVDIYRILKIWKAPDSVCLCGLFHSAYSNSYVNLAIFDPSTGRDVVRRHVGEAAERLIHLFCIVPRQPLIHDDLLFHYTDDELRDHLKQSEAAVSGDSDDNCNCNWRKKVQSLVPADGIRVKHIKTGEDVLVSRRIVATFVMMTMADFSDQLFGFQDALFDNGDGRLEFTGNKYGALWPGDGKPGLWMNSISRMAALYTLLVREEQVFIRERGGDANLNISRDENLQLVVPPVFENCTRVLDAGEQLAARDLYWEAVCDSDSHDSASLLNSCIEKNPFIGEPHVVLGQAYLTQRKYEEAEKEAETGLRLLLEWASSWDKRMSWQGWIAWARVLLMKARERSWPQTSWGILNLGLVE, from the coding sequence TGGCATAAGCACGGCACTTTTCTGGAGCACCTGGTAGACATCTACCGCATTCTCAAAATATGGAAGGCCCCTGATTCCGTCTGCCTCTGCGGCCTCTTCCACTCCGCTTACTCCAATTCCTATGTCAACCTCGCCATATTCGACCCTTCCACCGGCCGCGACGTCGTTCGCCGCCATGTCGGGGAGGCTGCCGAGCGCTTGATCCACTTGTTCTGCATCGTCCCAAGGCAGCCACTCATCCACGATGACCTTCTCTTCCACTACACCGACGACGAGCTCCGCGACCATCTCAAGCAATCCGAAGCGGCTGTTTCTGGAGATTCTGATGATAATTGCAACTGCAACTGGAGGAAGAAAGTGCAGAGTCTGGTTCCTGCTGATGGGATCAGAGTGAAGCACATAAAGACGGGCGAAGATGTGTTGGTTTCGAGGAGGATCGTCGCGACGTTTGTGATGATGACCATGGCAGATTTCAGCGACCAACTGTTTGGTTTCCAGGACGCGCTGTTTGACAACGGAGACGGGCGGCTCGAGTTCACTGGGAACAAGTATGGAGCTCTGTGGCCTGGCGATGGCAAGCCGGGGCTCTGGATGAACTCCATTTCAAGGATGGCTGCACTCTACACACTCCTCGTCAGGGAGGAACAAGTGTTTATTCGGGAGAGAGGAGGTGACGCCAACCTTAACATTTCTCGAGATGAAAATCTCCAACTCGTGGTGCCGCCAGTGTTTGAGAACTGCACCAGGGTTTTGGATGCTGGGGAGCAATTAGCTGCCAGGGACCTCTATTGGGAAGCTGTCTGTGATTCTGATTCCCACGATTCTGCTTCACTGCTCAACAGTTGCATTGAGAAAAACCCTTTCATCGGAGAGCCGCATGTGGTGTTGGGTCAGGCTTATTTGACGCAGCGAAAGTATGAGGAGGCTGAGAAAGAAGCTGAGACAGGGCTGAGGCTTCTGCTGGAATGGGCGAGTTCTTGGGACAAGAGGATGTCTTGGCAAGGATGGATTGCTTGGGCCAGGGTTCTGCTGATGAAGGCCCGAGAAAGATCATGGCCTCAAACTTCCTGGGGCATTCTCAACTTGGGCCTCGTCGAGTAG